A window from Bos mutus isolate GX-2022 chromosome 1, NWIPB_WYAK_1.1, whole genome shotgun sequence encodes these proteins:
- the KRTAP7-1 gene encoding keratin-associated protein 7-1 — protein sequence MTRFFCCGSYFPGYPSYGTNFHRTFRATPLNCVVPLGSPLNYGYGCNGYSSLGYCFGGSNFSNLGCGYGGSCYRPWGSGSGFGYSTY from the coding sequence ATGACTCGTTTCTTCTGCTGCGGAAGCTACTTCCCAGGCTATCCTTCCTATGGAACCAATTTCCACAGGACCTTCAGAGCCACCCCCCTGAACTGCGTTGTGCCCCTTGGCTCTCCCCTGAATTATGGTTATGGATGCAATGGCTACAGCTCCCTGGGCTACTGTTTTGGTGGTAGCAACTTTAGCAACCTGGGCTGTGGCTATGGGGGCAGCTGTTATAGGCCATGGGGCTCCGGCTCTGGCTTTGGCTACAGCACCTACTGA